CTTTGGCTAGGTACCTTTAACACTTCCCATGAAGCTGCCTTGGCCTATGATGCGGCTGCTCGTAAGCTCTATGGGTCTGACGCCAAGCTTAACCTTCCTGAACTCTATCCACCAAAACTGTCTACTCCCTTAACTCAGGCCCAACCCCAACCCCAACCCCAACCCCAACCCCAACCCGAGATTCCTCCTGGGTACCAGTACCATCAACAATCGCTTGGTCAAAACAATTACTATAATTACCTACCTTCTTCGTCTTATAATAATAGCTCGGTTTCTGTTACAAGTGACATTGGGTTCCGCATTGAGGAACCAAATTCCACAATCACTGATAgtactaccaccaccactactacTACCAATAGTTCTGAGAGCTTCGGAGAGAATGACATTGGCATGAGTCATGGTCTATGGGAGAATCCAAACCCGAGTTTACCTGAGCTCGATAATGCTCTGTGGGCAGAGACTGCAATGACTCTTGGTCTTAGTTTCCCTCTACCTGAATCGGTCGACTCATCTGATTTCGCCACCAATGGTGAGTCGGGTTTATTTTCTGGTGATTTGTATGATTGTAGCGATTTCCAGATTGGGTGGCCGTCTTAGAGCATCTTATATGGAGGCTAAGGTTGTATGGCTAGGTTGGAAGGTTGTCGTATACTCTTGTATATGCTATATATACGAATATAAGGTTTGTTAGCAAATAAGGAATAGAACAAAGAGCAGGAGCGATTTGTACATATTTAGTTGGTATGATGTTAGTACCGTAGTTATAATGGTTAAACTACTATTTAGATACTCCTTAATCCTTAATGTATATAGTGAATATGTGTAATTAGTACATACATATATAAAGATTGTGTTATAGACGCAGCTGGACTACATATTTATGAAATGACTGTATTTCCTCTTCCTCATCCTCATTTTCAAATTGCCATCATTTGTAAAGTGATTTTTTTTAGAAATATGTGAATTTTATTTTAAGGTTATGCTTTTTCATACGTATTTTACTATTTCACATATGATTTTTACGATTTTACCCTTGTCATTTTCAACCCATATACTTTAACCCATCTTTACCTCCCTCACAACCAAATTATCCACCCTTACACTCCCACAGTCCCACCCACCCGCCACAACTGCCACCACGATCACTACCGCCATATTGTCTGCCAGTCGAGACTGTAAAAAACATTCCAAGTGCAAACTATGGTCTAGATAAAGCAAACAAACATCAATATTACAAAATTGCATACAAACAGATCAAGCTCAACAAATTTCGTCATTATTTTTCTCCATGTAATGCACAAGTAAACCAAGACCAATATGCTTTCTAGCTCTCAATGAGATGAAACAAAATACGCAGCAGGACATAGAACTCTTTTGAATTGATCAGTGAGTCTCGCAGGTtagaacatatatatatatataatccaaAAAGTGAATATTGGCGAAGATTCTCCACTTCATACAATGAGTTAAGCACCGATTAATGCCTTATGTGAACCTGAAAAATCTAATTGTATTCCGAGGTTACAATCGACGGAACCTttgtataaaccctaatttcatcctTTAACAAATAAATAGACTTTAATAAATTAGATAAAACCTAACAAAATAACATTTTTAATTGATAAACAAGTAAATTATTCCATTAATTGGAGAATCATAATCCATTGTTCAAGTCTTTGGAGTAGTTAGATtagattttagaaaaaaaaaattgatataaAATTTACTTAGGTTTTAGGTAAGAAGGGTATTAGACGGAAAGAttatgaaaaaatgtatgtgaaaaagtaaagtTCGTATGTAAAAAAGTAATTTCGTTATTTTATTAGTGCCAATTTCTAGGTTTAGGGAAAATGTGCGGTGGCAAGCCAAGCCAAGCCAAGCCGGAGTGCCGGACCATCACACCAATACCGGCAGCCTAGCTTTGTAGCAAATATCAGTAGCTAGACGACCTATATTTTCTTGGTTGGGAGTAAAAAATATGACACCAAAGTTCATCGAGAGGTCAAAGGAAATACAATCCTACCTCTACTAGTAGACGCTAATTTCAGACAGCATAAAGTTGTGACCTATAATACATGTTGCGCAGCAGGGCTCCCGATACTACTCTATACACTGAATAAGATTGTTTTGGGTGCTCAAATGACTCACTAACGCATTATAATATATGGGGGAGGAAATTCGAAATTGTGACCTAATGCTCTAACTTTCATCTTAATTACTAGACTACTACTAGTATAAAGCCCGTGcgaatgcacggtattttagattGTTATGTGTAAAGAACTTAACAATtagagctaataataataatatataaatgaactttgaattttatttttaattatctacaattgttaatgtgtaaaaatactaagaattaaaatagaacgaattttacatttttactcaaaataagtttatgattaaaaaaaataagatttttagtttaattacaaaaacttatgcttatttttacgcatttgaaacatataactatttttataatttttgttacaatatacggagtaacaatttaaacggtgtaaaaaatttaaagaataaaaaagtgaaaagcacatactgattttaataatatgagtaaaatatgcatacgttttaaatataaaatttacgATAtttaagatatatatatatattggattAATGAGATAATGATGAATAAAATACATTTGGTCCAACTATAAAAGTTGCGGTGTTTGTTAAGATACTATGACATATATAAAAGCTATATATTAGGTCCAATACATATCTAGATAAAGTTAGGCCCAATTTCTAGCTAAAAgaatttaggcgggaaaattttcagttttcttattcttttagtataagggggatgaCACCATCGGGAGGTACACTGAATAagatggtgtaacacccccatttatttaagggcctgaactaggactcctcagataaatgacggtgttaccatctcggtttcccgaggtagtgaataacaaattaaactccaaggcaatttatataatattttaacttaattattacaaaattctccttttaaattaaattacaaaaactgacgtaaataaaagtgaagtcttctagatgatgatctagctactaggtcgtctgatccagtgtctcacgcccatcaagctcccgtcctatctcttaaacctgtcaagtctgctccccataaaacggttcatcacaggtgttcacgaatacacagggtcaaccacgaggttgagtagggaaaacaagaaaacagtaaatatgatatgcatgatactccgtcacctccatctccatctcaactcatcacacacaaccccCACGACgccttgaccataccgatccccggtagactataaatatcgaccgtagtcgatctcgCCCCTTCGTTAGCCGGAGGacacagggcaagtctgcagaaccagcctgggccttatcacaacatcacatcatatctcaacatcgtcaccaccacaccatcctccaactccaatgcatatgcaatgctcaacagtaatcagtGCAACATgctatgtatatcaatgaatgaaatcatgccagctatcaaaataatgaaataacataatcaacacgagCATTTGATCAACCACACTCCAGTGTATGAATTataacataaattacaaccacgcacaagtcatcgatcacagctcggtcacatgtaacacaacaacccaacacaatttaacaacaccggtaagtcaagtgtatttccctacctcaaagtgccagcaattccaattaagcagtttaagcagtcccgaaaataaagcaatgaatttgattatcgatccatcacgaattcgtcacctaaaacaattataataatataattactaactactaaatatagagatctcccaaaatagaaactttcccgatatagtaactttccattttaaccagtcccgactcaaagtaattaattatgattaattattattttattttaaatactcGGAACTAAACCCAAATGATATttaaaggattaaacgaattatgctTTTAAGAAGACCCGCATCAACATttgaacaattcaacaacccgactcaaaatccgtctTTAATCATTTACTTAACTCGggacttaaattaattaattaagcatgcGATAACTTAACGGATTCTAAAGATTAAACAATgacaaaaacccgattcaatcaCTAAAAATAACGCGTCCCTCACACCACCCCTTCACTCTCACCCACGCACCACCACCGGCCACCACAAGGCCGTGTCAACCGCCATCTCAAACACCCACTCTGccccagccaccaacggccacccccactggggtcgacggccgccggcgaggtgaaccacggccgtcttttggcctggttcacagccgtgcctcaccaaacacccctgTTCTCGCCCAAACCACCACCGCAGTTAACAACCATCACCTGCCAACTCACCACTGTCCTGCTCTCCGTCAGCCCGTGAACCCAGACGTcatggcaccaccatttcgacctcccccgagtccatggtggtgccaccccaataTAGCCGTGTAAACCGCCTGAAAACCCATATTATAAACCCGTTTCATCACCCCCATCGCTGCCGCCTTTCACAACCACCATTACCACCCaacaccaccctaaccaccaccataacactcgtcccttaccacccATTACCAATACCCCATCAACAACTACTATCCTCACCTCTCTAAGACACGAAACAAAcaccaaaaacccgacatcaaatatGAAAAACAGAGGGAGGGTTGAACTCCTTACCTTCCTGCCGCCATAGctgccaccacggccacccaagGTCGTCGACAATGGTTCCTTGCTCGTCCTTGCTGCACCGTCAACCACCtaagctctctctctctctctctcgttttgcgtgagggTGAAGTTTGAGAtgaggaaaggagggaggcggctgggttgagagggaggcgggttgagggattaGGGTAGGTAGTCTTTAGGtttaattagggttagggttagggttaatgggctttGGGTTAATTGGGCAAAGCGTATTGGGCCGGCTCAAATGGGTCctttgtttaattgtttagctcacctttcgaattccttCTAAACCCGTCTTTATTAACTTGCGATAGATTaactaattatcgactcaactattTCCCGACATAAATgtgatataaaatgtataataattaacataaaataatatccgtttaattaattatattatataaaaaaaatacggggtattacagtcttccccccttaaaatgaacttcgtcccgaagttcgctcccgtactcaaacctcagaagggtacactatatcgtacatacggacgtcacgcatttctaacacagttaacacacacttttgacacatcaattaaacataacaaacacgaaatgttacattctgccctcctaaaaataaacttcgtcccgaagtttaactcattttcacttaacccaactaactacaactaataactacctgagaacacaaatgcataacaactaaataatcgtctgagaacaccgtcgtcttccatctaaattccgatctcgaactcaagtaactcaataaccatgatcacactggaccgtaaacataactcggcacaaaggccccacaactcataactcaataccagaaGTTTGACTTATATTCCCCTTTCTCACcccaaccaactaacagaagtatgaataaaacgtatagaactcatttgcatagataCTCCACAACGATACCCCACTACGAAACATCTACTTGGTCAAAACtaccatctacaaacaagtgcaacataaacattaagattttacaatcctacccgactagaaacatggttacgtcctcgtaacctcttttcaatttttatatacctatacaacaaaatcattatcaaccacatgtgacaggaaagaatgcatgataagagattgcgcatcaacattaaggtcgaaacgaggttttattaaggaatcaactgattgtcaacaagtagcatttattactagctcatgcttaacttaaaacacaacctcaaactaaaagaacaacaagaaaggaaccaaggtttacacggtttcacaactaaacaagtttgatgatcaattatagactatgaacgagcgagagcaaaatcaacaaaacaatttaagaacttctcacatttgtaaacataccacagaaatagatctaccactattatctatcacaatcacaggatcttattgacacgtCCATTCAACCCTTTATTCACTCattggtttaggtcacgaattaggtcgatgaatttaagcaatcaccAACATACCCATAATTCAtactttaaattataaaaattgtttgcacgatatcaattctgaaacaTGTTTctcaataaaagtaactacatatgatctatgacaacgacaacattacttctatatcacaccTATGgttcacattttagcaaccatatcattcaattgtgtccagcaacttggTAGAATTCATTCTCAGcaaaacaagagatattgtataaatagtttaaacatatacatttgccatcatatactttgtagaacactagctatgataaagaTTAGCAATTTGAACAACTTCTATGActtgcatgattgaataattaggcaactcgtaggctcaattaaatgtaactataatgactatcatttaaacccaTGCATATCACGTGAATCATCAAaagagttatcccattataattgccaacatagttattatgacaatttttattttaatataattgatagtaacgactcgagaatataaatatgccaattgtcgtgttatatcaaacagtttcctttatatcacactcatgcaattgcaagaatcactttagtatTTTTACGatattgtaataacgaacatattcactaacaaaaataacaacactgtttattatcatgttataggtttaggttcaaccgAAATCATTTAATGCAATGGAATCAAtaggtataactataggcacacaggctCACAAAAAGGACCTTaggactcagatgacatcctacatgtggtaATATTTAGGCATAACCACTACTACCATTCATGTGTAGACATTTAGAcctaattattataattactCATGCGTGTATGCTAGAACAGTCACTTAACTTTTAACGCTATCAACTTACCAAgctatgacaatatagttttatatttatatatatacccgaccactatgcaaataagatgcacacccagagacattacaccatgccaaatgtatacaaagtatgcaaacaactggactcgtataaacatttcaccctcgattaagaatcaaattaagctatccaattttactcatgctatcatgccaacaatgttatcaactaagttttaattttatcacttgttaagatatatgactactgaacatgcgtgctactatcatcatataaaacattataatttcaccttactaaggctcatgaattaatcaaacaactgtgtgaaaacttagcatagaacgcacattttacaggtcatgattcacgttgtaattttcaaaaatcacaaataaataaccgtccaacgaatacttgagttagattacttttcataacatacagagagttaataatttgtgataaaagaatgaggtcgaaagttcaagaattcaatttttaaagaatttta
This sequence is a window from Silene latifolia isolate original U9 population chromosome 8, ASM4854445v1, whole genome shotgun sequence. Protein-coding genes within it:
- the LOC141594418 gene encoding uncharacterized protein LOC141594418: MLKSKASVMEKERKQGKKQSSSCQASSRKGCMRGKGGPENALCTYKGVRQRTWGKWVAEIREPNRGARLWLGTFNTSHEAALAYDAAARKLYGSDAKLNLPELYPPKLSTPLTQAQPQPQPQPQPQPEIPPGYQYHQQSLGQNNYYNYLPSSSYNNSSVSVTSDIGFRIEEPNSTITDSTTTTTTTTNSSESFGENDIGMSHGLWENPNPSLPELDNALWAETAMTLGLSFPLPESVDSSDFATNGESGLFSGDLYDCSDFQIGWPS